tttgaaaatatttttaaaaatatctaaaGCAAAGAAGCTTTTAGCATATGCCATCCCTAATAGGTGATTAGTTTCTGGATCCCGAATCTCCCTTTTCCAGCATGTCTGCGGGTTTTTGGGAAGACAGATGCATTTGTGAGCGTAGGCAAGAAAATCGGTCTCAGGCGAGGGGGAATTTCAGTTTGCGGACTGGCTTCCGTCGGTgctttttagcttttagttAAATAGCACTCCGTTTTGTGTCTGCCATACTGCTACTATGTACCATTCTGCGAATAGCAGTTTTAGCCTGCAGTTTGCCCACGTTTTTGGCACTCGGTCTGATTGGCAACATGTCAGTCCTAGGATCGCAACTAAACAAGATGGGGCTACTGTGGCAAAGAAAGACATTCGGAAATCGATTCGACTTGGTGGGAAATCGGCCTaactaattgcatttgaaCGGAAAAGACTTTTACAATttgcacacatttttattttcattggtGGACTGACACATCTGCATTGCACAGTTATGCTTGATGACATGTTCCTAGTGTTAACAATTCTTCGTCTGATGATGGTTGCAGAGGCGAATAAACTCGATCCAAGTAAGTCGAAGCTATAGCTCCCATCCATTAACAACCTTTTAGCTAATAAGCCTTTTGCTAGTAAATTGAATGTAAATATGAAAGAAATAAGATTTTTGCAATATGTTCCAGTTTAAATCCAGTTCCAGTTGTAaactttaaatgtttattaatcaaattaattaattttgaggctaagaaatgtaataaaatatattattaaagcCTTACTAATTTTTTAGGTTATTGCAATAGACGTTTTAGTTTGGATTGCAAACTACGACAACTGAAATGGTTTCACAACCCAAAGCTTGGCCTCTGCCTGCGCAAACTGACTTGTCGAAGCGGATTTGAGTATCGATCCGACTGCGCACGCACTTGCATTATGTCTGCCAAAAAGAAGCACACCGAGTCAGCTAAAATTCTTGATTTGATAAACAGAATGTTGGTTAAATACAGGGAAAGTGAATGGAAAAAGAAGCtgaaaacaacgaaaatgCCGACCTTGCCAACTACATCAATGGTTACATCGTCTACTTTATTATCAGTAACCATTCCAGAAACTACTACTGCTGGTGACGATGAGCCAGATCTGGAAACCACCACCCCATATCCGGAGGAACTTACTGTAGACGATTCTTTCGAAGGACATTCGAACACTACAACACtaacaaagagaacaacgCAAAGGAGGACTACAACACGCAGTAGTACCTCTACAAAGAAGAAAGCTGGTAAAATTATCTTGGGGACAGTGAAAATTGGCTTTATTTCTAAAATTATAGGATGGGGTAAAGGAAAGGGAtaagctatttatttattaaaagtgataTCACATGTTCCCTTTATGGATTGCGAACgtatattttattacattgCTTTATTTCATCAATTAGAGCACCTTAGGCTTTACGGACTGTTAGTTAATCACTTGTATTTCTAGAAAAACTACTTTGCATACAATACGTGCAAaggtaaaaaagaaaacagaaataagAATGACTTATTTTCTCGTTTTGAAGAGCcacaaaaacttaattatgAAGCATTTATAGCGGGAAATAAACCTCCTGTTGCCTCTCAGGATAATTACGGAAcacgaaacaacaacaacattatgAACAACACAACAGAGGGAACAAAAAATGTcacccaacaacaacaaataaccGCAACTACTTAGCAACATTATACACTTCCGTGCCAGCATCAGGATCTGCAAACCCCACCCCCCAAACGTAATTATTGTTGCGGTAAATGCCACACCCCCACACCCACGCCCCCAAAAcccacagccacgccccccgccggCGACCTGCTCGACCACAGAACaggcttttaaatttttctatACACAAGAAGAAAATAGTTCTTCGACTACTTAATACCCCAAACTTAAAGATACTTATTCCCTGTGTAAAGTAATGTAGAATGTAATGTAAAAGGTGTAACATGTAAGGTAAGGTAATGAAAGTAGTTCCCTATTTCCTAAGATAACAAATGGATGTTAAACACTCCAAGGAACAAGAGATTTAATTACACATGATCGGAAACTACGAGAGGTATGACAAGCTATCTCAGAACGTATATACCCCAACTGTAAGCGGTACGAGAGAAGAGTCGGAAAACAAACGGACAGAGTGGGTGCTAAAGAGTGAGCGCGAAAGAGAGGTATATATGTCAGCGTGCCGCGAAAATTAATCCATTTGCTGTGACAATGACTTTTATGCGGTTTCCAGAAACGCGACGGTGGCCACCACCATCCGGAATCGCCGACGCTGGCCAGGAAGCCAGTGTTTCACCCAGTCTGTTGGCAAAGTCAAGCCGCGGCCAATGCGGGTGAAGCCAGGGTGAAACTTGGTGGAAATAGGCAAAGGTAGTCTGGGAAAAAATTCGACTGGGCGGCTTCCCAAAGCTGCGACATGTAAATATTTGGCgacatttataaaaaatgttttcggaCAGCCCCGAGCTCCTTTTTTCGACCGAACGCGAAGCCTTATCAAAGCAATTATCTCTAAGATGCCTCGTCGGCGACCTGCCCGCCCCTTCTGGTTAGCAAAGGAGAGCCAGAGCGCACAGTGGAACAAAGTCGTATCCAACAGATACGCTCTATATAAAATCtaacaacaatttaaatgaaagcaCATTAATATAACGTTTTATCTttaaacctaaaaaaaaacacttctGGCTGTTAACTGAGCCATTTGGTATCAATACCATTTGGTATCTATATCTTTAATCAAAAGTTACCTTTTTGCAACCACTGTGATTCGCTGACAATGACAGTGACCGTCGTCTGCTTTTGTGAATTGGACCCTCCGGTTGCCTTTGCCGCCTTTGTTTGATTTGGAACAGTAACGGAGACAAAGTACATAACATTTCTCTTGATTTGCTCTATCTCCTTC
This genomic stretch from Drosophila teissieri strain GT53w chromosome 2L, Prin_Dtei_1.1, whole genome shotgun sequence harbors:
- the LOC122619798 gene encoding uncharacterized protein LOC122619798, translated to MLDDMFLVLTILRLMMVAEANKLDPSYCNRRFSLDCKLRQLKWFHNPKLGLCLRKLTCRSGFEYRSDCARTCIMSAKKKHTESAKILDLINRMLVKYRESEWKKKLKTTKMPTLPTTSMVTSSTLLSVTIPETTTAGDDEPDLETTTPYPEELTVDDSFEGHSNTTTLTKRTTQRRTTTRSSTSTKKKAGKIILGTVKIGFISKIIGWGKGKG